TGTGTAGTTTAGATGGTGGTAAGACCTGGCAAAAAGACCGGGAGGTTGAAGACGTTCCCGCCAACTTATACAAGATTGTTTTTCTCTCGCCTCAGCAAGGATTTATCATTGGTCAAGGCGGTATTTTGCTGAAATATCAACAGCCAGTTGAATCAGCTTGAAAGCTAGAGCCAACCAGCTGATAAATGGACACTTTGAGTATTAATACTTGTTAATCCAAGGAGGTGTGAGAGATGAGAATGAGGACGCCAAAGGATGAATCTCCTCTAGTTGAATAATGATATTTCTACTTTCTTATTTTCCCTCGCCCCTCGCCCCTCACTCCCCACCCCTAGTTTAGGGAAAAGCTGCTAGGTTGTTAATATTTCTGTAGTTTCATAGGATAATAATTTTATTAACAATGTTGTTTAAAGGAGGACACTGAATGTCGGGTTCAACTGGAGAACGTCCATTTTCGGACATTATTACCAGCGTTCGTTACTGGGTAATTCACAGCATTACTATTCCAGCCTTGTTTATTGCTGGCTGGTTATTTGTTAGTACTGGTCTAGCATATGATGCGTTTGGAACGCCTCGTCCTAATGAGTATTACCCACAAGAACGGCAGGAAGTACCAATCGTAAGTGACCGCTTTGAAAGCAAGCAACAAATTGATCAGTTTGAGAAATATATCGGTAAGTAGTTTGAAATCATGAATACCAATAGCGCTAACCAACCGGTTCAATATCCGATTTTTACAGTTAGATGGCTTGCGGTTCACACCTTAGCTGTACCAACAGTATTTTTTCTGGGTGCGATCGCTGCTATGCAGTTTATTCAACGCTAGGAGATACCTATGCCAGAGAGAACTCCCAATCCCAATAATCAGCCTGTTGAATTAAATCGGACTTCACTTTACCTAGGTCTGCTGCTTGTTTTCGTTCTCGGTATCCTGTTCTCCAGTTATTTCTTTAACTAACTGGAAGGTTTACTGTTGAGCTTGACGTTGCTGGTCTGAATCAAATAAATTTCGTTTAGGAGGAGAAAAAGCTGTGTCTGGAACTGGAAGAATTCCCCTTTGGGTAGTAGCCACGATCGTTGGTTTGGGTGTAATTGCCGTTGTAGGAACCTTCTTTTATGGTTCTTACACCCATTTAGGTTCCTCTTTGTAAGAGTGGCGATCGCTTGAGCTAATAGCAGCATATCGAAAGCCATAAGTTTTTGAAAGAAAACTATCAAACTTAGAGCCAAAAACCGCCTGTCTCAATGAGATTGGCGGTTTTTGGCTCTCAATCACCCTAGAATTAGCTCGGGTTACTCTGTTGGAGCATCTTCACGTTCAACATAAAGAAAGAAAGCTGCCATAGCCACCGCTGGAAAAACCCAGCAAGTTAGGGGAATCAGGAGCGATGGTAAAAATGAAGCCGAAAACAATGCTAAATACATAGTCAATCCTCTGGGAATTACATCATGATTGAAGATGAATTTACTGCAAATTAGCGTCAGTTATTCAATTTCTAAAAATTTTTAACAATTATGAGTAAAAACAAAGGTTTTAACATGACCCTATAGCGAGGCAAGAAACAGTTGGGTGGAGAGGGCGCAGCTCGACACACAAAGCGTCTACTTCTCAATCCCCTGGCTTTAGCTATGGAGTTTCTCCACCCCTCTGAATTCACGATCGCCTAAATATGGCATCAGCAACGTAGCAGACATCTCGCATTTCCTTGACATCGTGAACTCGAAGCATATCTGCACCAGAGGCGATCGCAGCACAGCATGCCGCTGCTGTTCCCCAAACTCGCGCTTTCGGGTCGGGTTGATTTAAAATGTGGCCAATGAAACTTTTCCGGGATGTTCCCACTAAAATCGGGCAGTTAAGGGAACGAAACACTGAGAGACGGCGAATAATTTCCAGACTTTGGTTGTATTTCTTAGCAAAACCAATGCCAGGGTCAATGATGATGCGCGATGAGTCAATACCAGCGGCGATCGCAGCGCCGATCCGGGCTTCTAGAAACTGATAAATCTCCCCAATCAAATCCTGATAATCCGTTAGCTGTTGCATGGTTTGGGGCATACCCCGGATATGCATTAACACAATTGGCACGCCCAGAGTAGCTACAGTTAGCAACATATCTGGGTCAAAAGTTGCGCCAGAAATGTCATTCACTATATCTGCCCCAGCTGCAACAGCTGCCTTGGCTACCGCTGCTCGTGTTGTATCCACCGAAAGCGGCACTGAGATTTCTTGACGTAGCAGCTGCACCACTGGCAGTACCCGATCAAGTTCTTCTTCCAGCGAGATTTCAGCTGCTCCCGGTCGAGTCGATTGTCCGCCTACATCGATTATGTCTGTACCTGCTGTTACGAGTTGCTGCGCTTGCGCCAAAGCAGCATCTAGGGTGTTGAACTCGCCGCCATCACTAAAGCTATCAGGCGTGACGTTCAGCACCCCCATCAGATACGTTCGCTGTCCCCACTCAAAGGAGTGTCCCCGGATTGTCAAGGCATTTTGGATTTTAGATTTTGGATTTTGGATTAATTCATCCTTCATCCTGCATCCTTTTTGTAATTCAGGATCTGGGCAAAACTCGCAGGTTCCAAACTAGCTCCCCCGACTAAAGCACCATCGATTTCTGGCTGAGCCATGATTTCATCAATATTGTCGGGCTTGACAGAGCCGCCGTACTGAATAGAGACATGAGGATTAGTCAACTGACTACGAATCGCGCCGATCACTCGGTTAGCTTCCTTTGGCTCACAGGTGTCACCAGTACCAATTGCCCAGATCGGTTCGTAAGCAATCACAAGGTTCTGTTGATCAACATCAACTAGGTCTTTTTCCAACTGCATGGTAATTAGGGATTCGGTTTCACCCGCATCCCGCTGTTGCTTGGATTCACCCACACAAAGAATCGGTGTAAGACCATAGCGCTGGGCAGCTTTTAGCCGCAGGTTAACAGTTTCATCCGTTTCCCCAAAGTATTGCCGCCGTTCACTGTGACCAACAATGACATAACGCACCCCAATTTCTGTCAACATTGGACCAGAGATTTCACCCGTATAGGCTCCATACGCTTCCCAGTGGACGTTTTGGGCACCTAACTGCACGCGGCTGCCATGCAAGTTCTTTGATAGAACGTTCAGGGCAGTGAAGGGAGCGCATAAGACTACTTCCTGCTCTTGAGAGGTTTCCTCCAGGCTAGGCATAAATCCCTGCAAAAACTCCAGAGACTCTGCCTGGGTTTTGTGCATTTTCCAATTTCCAGCAATAACGATTTTCCGCACAGGTAATTTGCTCTTCCCTTAAGACACTTACGAAACGTAAACAACAGTTTAAGGCTTAGGGGGTCCTGTTTTGTCAAGCCATAGTAATGTTTGGCGGTGAAAATTTTTCTGTTGTTACCTCAAGTGATGCCTGGAGTGCGATCAGGAAAACATCTAAACTTTACTATGCGATTCAAAAAAATATCTAAATTTTTCTATCCTAGCGTAGATTTGCGGAAGCTGTCAAGCCAACCATTTTTATAAATTGAATAGTGTAAGGACTGAAACGAAGTTAATTCATTGATTTCAGTCATTTTTCAGTTAAATAGTGATCCTAACAATGAAGCGTAGCCTTTTATTAACTTCTATATTTACATTACTAGTCGCCGGTATTGCTGCCCCAGCAATGGCCGGTACAGCAACCAGCGACCTTGGCGTTTCAGCGACCGTTACTTTCACGTGCACAATTTCTACCACTCCTGTAGACTTTGGGACCTATGATCCACTAGCTAGCAGTATCCTCGGTGCAACAGGAATAGTCTCAACAACTTGCACTTTAGGTACTCCAGTTCAAATTACTTTAGGTCAAGGTTTAAATCCAGCAAGGAATTGTCAGTTTAATTTAAAGGTTCCGGCTTCTGACCAACCTTTGGTTAATTTAGGTCAGTTACAATGTATTGCTTCATGAGGAATTACATGATTATCAAGCAAGCCTTGATAGTATCAGGATTGGCTTTATCTGCTGCTTTTATTCCTACCCTTCCTGTTCTATCCCAGGTTAGTCTTTCCTGTACGGTCAGCACTGTTGGTATTAACTTTGGTACCTATGATGTTTTTAGTACTCTGCCAAAAGATGCCACCGGTCAAGTAACTTACAAGTGCCTGGAAGGAAGTTTACTGCAACCAATTACAATTTCTTTGAGTAAAGGAAATTCGACCACCTATATACCTCGCCAAATGCAAAAGGGCAGTGCCTTACTCAACTACAACCTCTATCTCGATGCTGCAGGACAATCCATTTGGGGAGATGGGACAGGGGGTACGAACCGCTATAGCAGTAATTTGTTAACTGGGACTGTCATAATTTATGGTCGCATACCAGCTCGACAGAATGTCAGTGCTGGAACCTATGCAGATTCAATTACCGCTACACTTAATTTTTGATTCTTGATCTGAGCGCTAGATGTCAAACTTTCTCCAGAGCCAACAATAAGCGATCGCTCCTTGACTAGTTTTGCCAACTAATTAAAAGTGCGATCGCCTTAGATTTTGATCTCCGATTTAGGATTAATCCAAAATCTAAAATCCAAAATCGAGTTACCGATTAACCGCTGCTTCACGTGCAGCAGCTGCCTGTTCTGGATGAATGCCCAAACGTGTGAGATTAACTCGACCTTTGGTGTCTATCTCCCGCACTTTGACAATCACCTCATCACCCACTGTCACCTCATCCTCGACCTTGCCTACTCGATAGTCAGCTAGCTGGGAAATGTGAATCATTCCTTCTTTCCCAGGCAAAAACTCCACGAATGCCCCAATCGGGATAATCCGAGTCACGCGACCCGCGTAAACATCGCCTTCATTCAGCTTGCGCGTCATTCCCTGGATGATATTGCGTGCCTTCTTCGCCTTGCTCTCATCCACAGCAGAAATCGTCACTGTGCCGTCATCTTCAATATCAATTTTGGCGCCGGTTTCCTCGGTGATGCCTTTAATTGTCTTACCTCCGGGTCCAATGATCATGCCAATCAACTCTGGCTCAATCTTAATTGTTAGCAAACGCGGGGCAAAGGGTGACATCTCGGTACGCGGTTTGTCAATTGCTTCCAGCATTTTCTCCAGAATGTGCAACCGTGCAGGACGAGCTTGGCCGATCGCTTTAGCAATAATTTCCAGGGGAAGACCAGAGATCTTCATATCCATTTGCAAGGCTGTAATCCCCTGATCTGTCCCAGCAACTTTGAAATCCATGTCGCCCAAAAAGTCTTCAATGCCTTGAATATCAGTCAGGACACGCACTTCCTCGCCTTCCTTAATCAGCCCCATTGCTGCACCACTGACCGGCTTGAGAATTGGCACTCCAGCATCCATTAATGCCAGTGTAGAGCCGCAGACTGAACCCATTGAGGTGGAACCGTTGGATGAAAGGACTTCAGATACCACCCGGATCACGTAGGGGAATTCTTCTTTTGGTGGTAAGACTGGCAAAAGCGCGCGTTCTGCCAAAGCACCATGTCCGATTTCGCGGCGACCTGGTGCCCTCAATGGCTTAGTTTCTCCGACTGAAAAAGGTGGGAAGTTGTAATGATGAAGATAACGCTTCTCCATATCCTCTTGTAGGTCATCGGATAGGTTTTGAGCATCTCCCGGTGTACCTAAAGTACAGGCGGATAAAACCTGGGTTAGTCCTCGGTTAAATAAGCCACTACCGTGAACTCGTTTTGGTAAAACGTCAATGCGGCAAGAAACAGGACGCACTTCATCTAACTTGCGACCATCAACCCGCACGCTATCCTGGATGATTTGACGGCGCATCAACTCTTTGGTCACATCCTTGAAAGTATTGCCAACCGCCTTGCTATTTGCAGTTGCGGCAACTCGAATCGGGTCTTCTTCTGGTAGTTCGGCAATCGCTGCAGCGATTGATTCCTTCACAGCGTCTAGAGCTTCATCTCGATTGTTTTTGTCCTGGTCAAATTGAGCTAGAATTTGTTTAACAGGAGTTTCAGCGCGATCGCGGATAAAGTTTAATAGAGTTGCGTCCACATCTGGTGGAGTTTCTTGCACAACTTCAATACCCAATTCCGCAATCAAATCTTGCTGGGCTTTGATTAGCTCCTGCACCGCTTCGTAGCCAAAATCAATTGCCTCAATGATGTCCTGTTCTGGCAACTGGCTTGCCCCAGCTTCTACCATAATCACGCCTTGGGGGGAACCTGCAACCACCAGATCCAGGTCTCCAGATTCGATTTCTGCATAAGTAGGATTGATAATAAAATCATCTCCTAACAACCCCACTCGCACTGCGGCCATCGGTCCTAGAAACGGGATTTTGGCAAGTAGCACGGCAAGTGAAGCACCAGTTACTGCCAACACATCGGGAGGTACCTGCTCATCCAGTGAAAGAGTCGTTGCCACAACTTGCAAGTCATCTCGCAGCCAATTGGGAAATAGGGGACGCAGCGGACGATCAATCAGACGGCTTGTTAGAATTGCTTTTTCGGGTGGACGTCCCTCACGCCGTAAGAACCCCCCCGGAATCCTACCTACCGCATACTGTCTTTCTTCGTAATCCACAGTCAGCGGTAGAAAATCAATGCCTTCTCTGGCATTAGAGCGGGTTGCAGTCACTAAAACAGCTGTATCCCCAGATTGTACCAAAACAGACCCACCGGCCTGGGGAGCCAATAGACCAGCCTTCAGTCGAATATCCCGTCCGTAAAAGGATATTGACCTATCTATCTCTACCATTCAGTTTTTTGTCCTTCTTTATCACTTCTTTCTCTGTCGCAATCCTAGCATTTATGTGCTATTGCTGCCTTACAGTGGGTGATTGGGTCAGGGATTAGGAGATATAGGCTTTTCCTTAATCCCTAACTCCTAACCCCTTCAGATGGCGATACATGATCAGTGCATCCACCACTTGTCCATTCGGTAGCTTTGCCGCGTTTGGAATACGCCCAAGGGTTTCAAATCCCAAAGACTGCCACAATTTAATTGAGGGTATATTAGTCTCAAATACTAAGTTGAACATCACCGCTGTATAACCTAAGCTACTAGCAATTTTGAGCATCTCCTCTCCCATCAACCTGCCTATCCCTTGCCCCCGCAGCACAGGTTGTACAATAAATCCAGCATTGCAAATATGGCTACAGCGCCCTGGAAAGTTGGGTTTTAGATAAAAAGCACCCAACACGTCTCTATCTCTTGGTTGTGTATCTGTGTCTTTAACCGCTCTAACGACAAATGCGTCTTGACTTAGCCAGTAAGCAGCAAATTCTACCTCAGAAAGGGGTTGATCTTGAGGATAGGTCTTCCCTTCACTAATGACAGTATTGAGTAAATCCCTCACACTACCTTGTTCTTGAGGGCGCATCCAGTCTAGTTCTACAGCAATGCCATTATTTAAAATTTTCCGAATTGGTAGAAGCATTTTCTTGATCCGAGGTTGGTAAATTATTTAACTCGATTTGATTTAAGTTAAGACTAATACTGATACTAATTATTTTGGGATTAAATCAATGGTTAATTTAGTAGGATTAAAAATTAATAATATGCATGAATTTGCAAAAATATGTTATTGACATAAATTCGATATTGAGCCAAATTAATAAATTTTAAACATCTAATTCTTGTAAGTTTAAGTATCTCAGAGATGGCAATTTTACACGGTAGTTGGTTACTTCAAAATCAGGGTAGTTGTTTATTCGTTTGGGGAGAAACTTGGCGCTCTTTGTCGGCAACCTCTGTCTCTCCCTTGGCAGATGTGCCAGTTCATCCCTTGGCAATGACAACTGCTGAATTGATCGAATGGTGGCGATCGCATTTGGTAACTACACAATCACTGCTGCCAGCTGAGAGCACTTCCGTCCCAGCTAGACGCACCCGTAAAGGTGGAAATGCACCTGATGCTGATTTGCCAACCCATTTCCAAGTCATTGCCTTACCAACTCAGATTGCAGAAAACGGTGAGGCGGGGATGGCATCAATGTATCCAGTCCATTCTGCTACATTACCCTCAGAAACAGAGCTAACCCACTTACTACAACCGTGGCGAATCGAAGGTTTCTGTCTAGAACCTTTGACGGCGATCAAATTTTTGACTTCTCTACCTCTTGGCAATACTAACGAGGAAAGTGCCTTTTTGGGGGGGGATTTACGCTTTTGGTCGCAGGTTGCTCGCTGGAGTTTAGATCTGCTGAGTCGGTGTAAGTTTTTGCCCCTCTTAGAGCAGCAAACAGATGGTGCAGTCGTTGCTAGTTGGCGATCGCTTTTAGACAGTGCCGTAGATTCTTCTCGCCTAGAAAAATTTGCCCAGCTGATGCCTACCGCTTGCCGTACTTATCAGAGGGGTCAGGGGTCGGGGGTCAGGGGTCAGGGGGAAGAAAATACCTACTCTCTTGCTGTAGAATTGCCGCCCTCGCCTCAGAAATTACTGCTGGGATTTCTTAACAGTATGATAGATGCTCAAGTTAGGGCGGTGGCGAGTAGTTATTCGTTACCAGTTGTAAGGTCGCCTATCCAAGATTGGGTACAAGCCTTGGGACAGACAGATCGTACCCTGAAGGCACAGCCAGTTGAGGTGGAACGGCTGGAGGCGGCACTGAATGCTTGGACTGCACCGCTGCAATATCAACTAGCGGGACAAAGTCTATTTCGTACCTGCTGTGAACTTCGACCTCCAGCAGCAAATGAAACCGATTGGACTTTGGCGTACTTCCTACAAGCAGCTAATGAGCCAGAATTTTTGGTTGATGCGGCAACGATTTGGAACCACCCAGTTGAGAGCTTTATTTATCGAAATCGCACAATTGAGCAGCCTCAGGAAACTTTACTCAGAGGTTTAGGTTTAGCTTCTAGAATCTATCCTCCGATTGCCGCTAGTTTAGAGCAGCCATTTCCCCAGTCCTGTAGCCTCACTCCTGTACAAGCGTATGAGTTTTTAAAGTCAGTTGCTTGGCGGTTTGAGGATAGTGGTTTGGGGGTGATTTTACCTCCCAGTTTGGCAAATCGGGATGGATGGGCGAACTGCTTAGGTTTAAAAATCAGCGCGAATACGTCGCAGCAACAGCAAGGTCGCTTGGGGTTACAGAGTCTATTAAACTTTCAGTGGGAATTAGCGATTGGTGGACAAACGCTATCAAGAGCAGGGTTTGACCGCCTGGTAGCGCTCAATAGCCCATTGGTAGAAATTAATGGCGAGTGGGTGGAACTGCGACCGCAGGATATCAAGACAGCGCAAGCGTTCTTTGCTGCTCGTAAAGACAAGATGGCGCTCTCGTTGGAAGATGCCCTGCGCCTTAGCACTGGTGACACTCAGGCAATCGAAAAACTACCAGTGGTCAGCTTTGAGGCATCGGGGGCATTGCAGGAATTGATGGCAACGCTGACAGATAACCAAGCGATCGCACCCATGCCACCACCAGCCAGTTTTCGAGGTGAGTTGCGACCGTATCAAGCGCGGGGGGTTGCTTGGCTATCCTTCCTAGAGCGTTGGGGTTTAGGCGCGTGTCTTGCAGACGATATGGGACTGGGCAAAACGATTCAGTTCATTGCCTTCCTACTACATTTGAAAGAGCAGGAAGCACTCAAAGAACCGACGTTGCTAGTTTGTCCAACTTCTGTGTTGGGGAACTGGGAACGAGAAGTCAAAAAATTTGGTCCAACGCTGAAAGTTTTGATGCACCACGGGGATAAACGTCCTAAAGGTAAGGCGTTTGCTCAAGCAGTTAAAGGTCAAGACTTGATAATCACAAGCTATGCGCTGATTCAGCGAGACTTGAAGTCACTTCAGAGCATTTCCTGGCAAGGGGTGGTGCTGGATGAAGCTCAGAATATTAAGAACCCAGAGGCAAAGCAGTCGCAGGCAGTGCGACAACTAGAATCCTCATTTCGCATGGCGCTGACAGGAACGCCAGTGGAGAACAGGCTGCAAGAACTATGGTCGATTATGGATTTTCTCAATCCAGGGTATTTGGGACCGCGCCAATTTTTTCAACGGCGATTTGCGATTCCGATTGAGAAATACGGGGATGCAGCTTCTTTAAAAACACTGCGATCGCTCGCCCAGCCTTTTATTCTACGCCGTCTGAAAACTGACCGTGCGATTATTCAAGACTTGCCAGAAAAGCAGGAAATGACTATATTTTGCGGTCTGTCAGCTGAACAAGCAGTACTTTATCAACGGGTAGTGGAGGAGTCTTTGACTGAGATTGAATCAGCCGAAGGAATACAACGTCGGGGAATGATTTTGGCTTTACTGGTGAAGTTAAAACAGATTTGTAACCACCCAGGACAATTTTTAAAAGAAGCCACACTCAAGCAGCCGCAGCGTTCTGCTAAACTTCAGCGTTTAGAGGAAATGCTAGAGGAAGCTTTATCAGAAGGCGATCGCGCTTTAATCTTCACTCAATTCGCCGAATGGGGTAAACTCCTTCAGCCTCATCTAGAACAACAGCTGGGTAAAGAAATATTTTTCCTGTATGGGAGCACCTCGAAAAAACAACGAGAGGAGATGATAGACCGTTTTCAGCACGATCCCCAAGGTCCGCCAATCATGATTCTTTCTCTCAAAGCGGGTGGTGTAGGACTTAACCTGACACGCGCTAATCATGTCTTCCACTTTGACCGTTGGTGGAACCCCGCTGTGGAGAACCAAGCCACCGATCGCGTTTTTCGCATTGGTCAAACCCGTAATGTTCAAGTACACAAATTTGTCTGTACAGGAACTTTAGAAGAAAAAATTAACGAAATGATTGAAAGCAAGAAAGCACTGACGGAGCAAGTTGTAGGCGCTGGGGAACAGTGGCTAACTGAACTGAATCCAGATCAACTCCGGAACTTACTAGTGCTAGAGCGCAATGCTGTAATTGAAGAGGATGAAGAGTGATTGCTAGTCATCAACATTAGCTGAATTAGTGGTTGCTTTGTAGATGGATGGTTGTCTATGTATTGTTAATGAATAAGCTGAAAAACGAGAACCTCAGATTATTTGTTTGCTGGGATTATTCTAGGATTAATTACTTATAGTGTCATCAATTGATTCACAACCAAAGTTGTCTTTAGAAGAGTTTTGAAATTACCAGAAACTGAACCTGTAAGTGAATACGTAAATGGAAAGATTTCTCAAAAGCCTATACCACAGGGAGAACACAGCCGGCTTCAAACCCGTTTGTCCACTGCTATTAACCAAGTAGGAGAACCCCAAAAAATAGCGCTAGCATTGACAGAATTGCGGTGCACTTTCGGTGGTAGTTCAATAGTCTCAGATATTGCGGTTTTTGAGTGGCAACGTATTCCCATACTTCCTAGTGGCAGGATTGCCACTAAGTTCGACATCCATCCAGATTGGACAATTGAAATTCTTTCCCCTGACCAATCACCAAGTCGTGTTATTAAAAAAGTTACCTTCTGCCTTAAGCAGGGAACAAAATTAGGTTGGTTCATAGATACCGAAGATGAATCCGTGACTGTATTCCAACCTAACCAGCTACCAGAAGTAAAGGAAAAACAGGATATTTTACCAGTTCTGAATTTGCTAAGAGATTGGCAAATATCGGTAGCAGATATATTTAGGTGGCTGAGTTTTACATAGCTTTTGATTAATTTGTGCAAGGAGTAGTTGCTTATGGTGTCCTCAACTCAGTATCGGTTTATTAACAAGATTGTTTTTTCTATACGGCAAGGGACAAAATTAGGTTGGTTCATTGACCCTGATGATAAATCTGTAATGGTATTTCAATCTAATCAATTGCCGGAAGTAAAATATGATAACAATAATTTATCTGTTCTGGATATATTGGTGAATTGGCAAGTTTTTCCAACAAATATATTTAGTTGGCTAAAAGTTAAATAAGTTGATATCTCGAAAGACTAGAGGTTCTCACACTTCGTGGCGATCACCCGATGTCCTGGTGCTAGGATGCACAAAGGAAGACAGGAGAAGGCAGAATGACAAATTACACCCTGCAGGCAAGTCGAGAATGGTGGGCGCAAAGGTGGCTCGATTTGTTAGATTCCTATCGCTTCAAAAAGCGTTTAGAACGTGCGCGTAACTATGCTCGTCAGGGAAACGTCCTGAGTATCAAGTTTCAAGGTTCCAAGGTATTAGCCAAGGTGCAGGGCACAGAACCAGAACCGTATCAAGTTTCCCTATTTCTTGAACCGTTTAGTGATGAGCAGTGGGGTTATGTAATTGAAACCATGTCCCAGCGGGCGATCTTTGCAGCGAAACTGCTGGCGGGGGAAATGCCACAAAACATTGAAGAAGTGTTTACGGCGAATGGTCTGTCGCTCTTTCCATTTACGCTGTCTGATATCCGCAGCAAATGCTCTTGCCCTGACAAAGCCAATCCATGCAAGCATATTGGTGCGATTTACTATCAACTGGGTGATCGCTTTAGTGAAGACCCCTTTGTTTTATTTCAGCTGCGGGGTCGCACGAAAGATCAAATCATCGCTGCCTTAAGGCAGTTACGCGGTGCCAACATTGAACCTGCTAAATCGGAACCAACTTCCCTCAACCCTCAACCCACTCTTCGAGAAGCCGCTTGCGCGTCTACGACCCTCGCCCCTACCCTGCAACCGCTCAAAATTGATCGCTTTTGGCACTATAATGAGCCGCTAGAGACAACACTAGTTGTCATCGCTCCACCGCCCAGCAGTGAAACAGTTTTAGATGTTCTAGGACCGATTCCTCTGGCAGAGTCAGATGCAACTGGACATTCTAGCTCAAACTCAAATGTCCCAGAGGTGGTGAAGCATTATTTAGATACTGTTTACAAACAAGTTAGCCAGCAAGCTGTTTTAGCAGCGATGAATACAGAAGCGAGTTAATCAAACCAGGGGTCAGAGGTCGGAGGTTAGGGTTGTTCACGAAGTCAGTCTAAATGTGCCTTTTCCTATGTTCTTCCTCCGAGATGGTCTGTAACGCTTCTCTGACCCCTGATCCCTTTAAAGTGCTATCTTTAGTCGAGCAACAGTTAAGTTCAATAAACTAGGAATCCTAATACTTAAGTTATCGCAGAATCATGCCTGAACTCCTAAAACTTGAAGATGCGGTTGAATTTGCCGAGAATCCAGAACCACGTTGCCCCTGTGTGTTGTTGCTAGACATTTCTGGCTCTATGAACGGCGAACCGATTAACGCCTTAAATGAAGGTCTAAAAACATTTAAGGAGGAACTGAACCGTGACAACCTAGCTAAGAAGCGAGTTGAGGTTGCAATTGTCACATTTAATACTGAGGTAAAGGTGGTTCAGGACTTTGTCACCGCAGACCTGTTTGAACCACCAACATTGACGGCTCAGGGTTTAACCCACATGGGATCTGCTATTCTCCAAGGGCTAGACATGATTGAATCCCGTAAAGGGCAGTATCGTAATAACGGGGTCAACTACTATCGCCCTTGGGTGTTTTTAATCACCGATGGGGAGCCGCAGGGCGAGCCAGATAGTATTGTAGACCAGGCAACGCAGCGGCTCAGAGATGACGAAGCCAATAAGCGTGTTGCTT
This window of the Chroococcidiopsis sp. CCMEE 29 genome carries:
- a CDS encoding photosystem II reaction center protein J → MSGTGRIPLWVVATIVGLGVIAVVGTFFYGSYTHLGSSL
- the psbE gene encoding cytochrome b559 subunit alpha, with protein sequence MSGSTGERPFSDIITSVRYWVIHSITIPALFIAGWLFVSTGLAYDAFGTPRPNEYYPQERQEVPIVSDRFESKQQIDQFEKYIGK
- a CDS encoding polyribonucleotide nucleotidyltransferase, whose translation is MVEIDRSISFYGRDIRLKAGLLAPQAGGSVLVQSGDTAVLVTATRSNAREGIDFLPLTVDYEERQYAVGRIPGGFLRREGRPPEKAILTSRLIDRPLRPLFPNWLRDDLQVVATTLSLDEQVPPDVLAVTGASLAVLLAKIPFLGPMAAVRVGLLGDDFIINPTYAEIESGDLDLVVAGSPQGVIMVEAGASQLPEQDIIEAIDFGYEAVQELIKAQQDLIAELGIEVVQETPPDVDATLLNFIRDRAETPVKQILAQFDQDKNNRDEALDAVKESIAAAIAELPEEDPIRVAATANSKAVGNTFKDVTKELMRRQIIQDSVRVDGRKLDEVRPVSCRIDVLPKRVHGSGLFNRGLTQVLSACTLGTPGDAQNLSDDLQEDMEKRYLHHYNFPPFSVGETKPLRAPGRREIGHGALAERALLPVLPPKEEFPYVIRVVSEVLSSNGSTSMGSVCGSTLALMDAGVPILKPVSGAAMGLIKEGEEVRVLTDIQGIEDFLGDMDFKVAGTDQGITALQMDMKISGLPLEIIAKAIGQARPARLHILEKMLEAIDKPRTEMSPFAPRLLTIKIEPELIGMIIGPGGKTIKGITEETGAKIDIEDDGTVTISAVDESKAKKARNIIQGMTRKLNEGDVYAGRVTRIIPIGAFVEFLPGKEGMIHISQLADYRVGKVEDEVTVGDEVIVKVREIDTKGRVNLTRLGIHPEQAAAAREAAVNR
- a CDS encoding photosystem II reaction center protein L, coding for MPERTPNPNNQPVELNRTSLYLGLLLVFVLGILFSSYFFN
- the folP gene encoding dihydropteroate synthase, with the translated sequence MKDELIQNPKSKIQNALTIRGHSFEWGQRTYLMGVLNVTPDSFSDGGEFNTLDAALAQAQQLVTAGTDIIDVGGQSTRPGAAEISLEEELDRVLPVVQLLRQEISVPLSVDTTRAAVAKAAVAAGADIVNDISGATFDPDMLLTVATLGVPIVLMHIRGMPQTMQQLTDYQDLIGEIYQFLEARIGAAIAAGIDSSRIIIDPGIGFAKKYNQSLEIIRRLSVFRSLNCPILVGTSRKSFIGHILNQPDPKARVWGTAAACCAAIASGADMLRVHDVKEMRDVCYVADAIFRRS
- a CDS encoding spore coat protein U domain-containing protein produces the protein MKRSLLLTSIFTLLVAGIAAPAMAGTATSDLGVSATVTFTCTISTTPVDFGTYDPLASSILGATGIVSTTCTLGTPVQITLGQGLNPARNCQFNLKVPASDQPLVNLGQLQCIAS
- the psaI gene encoding photosystem I reaction center subunit VIII translates to MYLALFSASFLPSLLIPLTCWVFPAVAMAAFFLYVEREDAPTE
- a CDS encoding spore coat U domain-containing protein — protein: MIIKQALIVSGLALSAAFIPTLPVLSQVSLSCTVSTVGINFGTYDVFSTLPKDATGQVTYKCLEGSLLQPITISLSKGNSTTYIPRQMQKGSALLNYNLYLDAAGQSIWGDGTGGTNRYSSNLLTGTVIIYGRIPARQNVSAGTYADSITATLNF
- the psbF gene encoding cytochrome b559 subunit beta, which codes for MNTNSANQPVQYPIFTVRWLAVHTLAVPTVFFLGAIAAMQFIQR
- the tpiA gene encoding triose-phosphate isomerase — translated: MRKIVIAGNWKMHKTQAESLEFLQGFMPSLEETSQEQEVVLCAPFTALNVLSKNLHGSRVQLGAQNVHWEAYGAYTGEISGPMLTEIGVRYVIVGHSERRQYFGETDETVNLRLKAAQRYGLTPILCVGESKQQRDAGETESLITMQLEKDLVDVDQQNLVIAYEPIWAIGTGDTCEPKEANRVIGAIRSQLTNPHVSIQYGGSVKPDNIDEIMAQPEIDGALVGGASLEPASFAQILNYKKDAG